A window of Paraburkholderia bryophila contains these coding sequences:
- a CDS encoding lipid II flippase Amj family protein: protein MDTQLIIICALTFVIHVIATLAYAVRIAGVRTRRIAVSFALFGIIALVSRTANSFQGPFLAKRVEEDLAHHVQAGMLGDFRLFLLAATLATVVGAFLIPTFQRYFSRAVIHFQAHRSIPRLALHAFSRGGIAYIRGGARLPARENVTQLTSDAGVSWKVITLNVFAMSLWTVGVFASLYAGFLKPELRVTCANLSSVINGFATIVLTVVIDPQISVMTDDVIEGRVTENRFRRAITTLIGARVVGTLLAQLMLVPAAFLIVRVAEAI, encoded by the coding sequence ATGGATACCCAACTGATCATCATCTGCGCGCTCACGTTCGTGATTCACGTTATCGCGACATTGGCGTACGCCGTTCGGATCGCCGGGGTTCGTACCCGACGGATTGCCGTTTCGTTCGCGTTGTTCGGCATCATCGCGCTGGTGTCGCGCACGGCGAACTCGTTCCAGGGGCCGTTTCTGGCGAAGCGGGTCGAAGAGGATCTCGCCCATCACGTGCAGGCCGGCATGTTGGGGGATTTCCGGCTATTCCTGCTGGCGGCGACGCTTGCCACGGTCGTGGGGGCGTTTCTCATTCCCACCTTTCAACGCTACTTCAGCCGCGCGGTAATCCATTTCCAGGCGCATCGGTCGATTCCGCGGCTGGCGCTTCATGCGTTCAGTCGAGGTGGAATCGCGTACATTCGCGGCGGCGCTCGCCTGCCTGCTAGAGAAAACGTGACGCAATTGACGTCCGATGCCGGCGTGTCGTGGAAAGTCATTACGCTGAACGTCTTCGCCATGTCGCTTTGGACGGTCGGCGTTTTTGCGTCGTTATACGCGGGGTTTTTGAAGCCGGAGTTGCGCGTGACCTGTGCGAATCTTTCTTCGGTGATCAATGGATTCGCGACGATCGTGCTGACGGTCGTCATCGACCCGCAAATATCCGTCATGACGGACGACGTCATAGAAGGGCGTGTCACGGAGAACAGATTCCGTCGCGCGATCACCACGCTGATCGGCGCGCGGGTCGTTGGCACCCTGCTCGCACAATTGATGCTGGTGCCGGCCGCGTTTCTGATTGTGCGTGTGGCCGAGGCGATCTGA
- a CDS encoding ATP phosphoribosyltransferase regulatory subunit, translating into MGKRRHKCAHWKINSGAIFIDLGAEEAIVPALWSQDTFIQKAGGSEIIGQMWAFPDKKGRPCCLIPEATALFQERCAELLDRQPERMLFYIARCYRYERPQAGRYREFSQLGFEYLCADPDFATRRSQEIVTGFFDSLGLRYEIDTAAKRGLSYYLNGSGFELRCTELGAQQQVVGGGAYREGAGFGIGAERLLLAMEAQGLI; encoded by the coding sequence TTGGGAAAGAGGCGGCACAAATGCGCGCACTGGAAAATCAATTCCGGAGCTATCTTCATTGACCTTGGCGCGGAGGAGGCGATCGTTCCCGCGCTATGGTCGCAGGACACGTTTATCCAGAAGGCCGGCGGCAGCGAGATCATCGGCCAGATGTGGGCCTTCCCCGACAAGAAAGGACGACCGTGTTGCCTGATTCCAGAAGCGACCGCGCTATTCCAGGAGCGTTGCGCCGAACTGTTGGATCGACAGCCGGAACGGATGTTGTTCTATATCGCGCGGTGCTATCGGTACGAGCGGCCGCAGGCCGGCCGCTATCGTGAGTTCTCGCAACTCGGATTCGAGTACCTGTGCGCCGATCCCGACTTCGCGACGAGACGCAGTCAGGAGATCGTGACTGGTTTTTTCGACTCACTCGGACTGCGTTACGAGATCGACACCGCTGCGAAAAGAGGCCTTAGCTACTATCTGAACGGCAGCGGTTTCGAGTTGCGTTGTACCGAACTCGGCGCGCAACAGCAAGTGGTGGGCGGAGGGGCGTATCGCGAGGGAGCGGGTTTCGGAATCGGCGCGGAACGACTGCTGCTGGCGATGGAGGCTCAAGGGCTGATCTAG
- a CDS encoding GNAT family N-acetyltransferase translates to MLRDRSLFAIRSVPAEQVYPIRSSVLLDGDTSQCRFRGDDQDSTLHLAICDGDAIVAAATVCQEAFPGSPGDNAWRLRGVAVDPSMQRYGFGRMLIKLCFDHARKEGGRIVWCTARESARGFYEALGFASASPPFTLPTRGDVLFYEMHYVLPGEPVTDVE, encoded by the coding sequence ATGCTGCGTGATCGTTCGCTCTTCGCTATACGCTCTGTTCCAGCCGAGCAGGTCTATCCGATCCGGAGTTCTGTTCTGCTGGACGGCGATACGTCGCAGTGCCGATTCCGCGGCGACGATCAGGACTCGACTTTGCATCTGGCGATCTGCGACGGCGACGCTATCGTTGCGGCCGCAACAGTGTGTCAGGAAGCGTTTCCCGGCTCGCCCGGCGACAATGCGTGGCGATTACGCGGCGTGGCAGTGGACCCGTCCATGCAGCGGTACGGTTTTGGCCGGATGCTGATCAAACTGTGCTTCGATCATGCGCGAAAAGAAGGCGGACGTATCGTCTGGTGCACGGCGCGGGAAAGCGCGCGGGGGTTTTATGAGGCGCTCGGGTTCGCCTCCGCGTCCCCGCCTTTCACATTACCGACGCGCGGCGACGTGTTGTTCTATGAAATGCACTATGTCCTGCCGGGAGAACCTGTTACGGATGTCGAGTAG
- a CDS encoding transketolase: MTTITETRQQSAATPAESDAHSHADLARHAYRIRRFALRMGEVQGQGYIGQALGLADVLAVAFCHAMNLRPDEPEWEGRDRFLLSHGHYAIALYAALIEAGVIAEAELETYGSDDSRLPMSGMATYTPGMEISGGSLGQGLSIAVGMALGLRQKGNPAWVFNSMSDGELDEGATWEAAMSAAHHQLGNLITLVDVNQQQADGPSQRILGFEPLADKWRAFGWHVQRVDGNDLAAVIAAFDQARDVSEPVPRVILFDTLMGKGVPFLEQREKNHFIRVDPEEWQQAIAVLDAAQPAGDRA; encoded by the coding sequence ATGACAACCATCACCGAAACACGGCAGCAGAGCGCCGCCACACCCGCCGAATCTGACGCTCACTCCCACGCCGACCTCGCGCGCCACGCGTACCGGATCCGCCGCTTCGCGTTGCGCATGGGCGAAGTCCAGGGCCAGGGCTATATCGGCCAAGCGTTGGGCCTCGCCGACGTGCTCGCCGTGGCGTTCTGCCACGCGATGAACCTGCGTCCCGACGAACCCGAGTGGGAGGGCCGGGATCGCTTTCTGCTGTCGCATGGGCACTACGCGATCGCGCTGTACGCGGCGCTGATCGAAGCGGGCGTGATTGCCGAGGCGGAGTTGGAAACCTACGGTTCCGACGACAGCCGCCTGCCGATGTCCGGCATGGCGACCTACACCCCCGGCATGGAAATCTCGGGCGGCTCGCTGGGCCAGGGCTTGAGCATCGCGGTGGGCATGGCGCTCGGGCTGCGGCAGAAAGGCAACCCGGCGTGGGTCTTCAATTCGATGTCCGACGGCGAGCTCGATGAAGGCGCCACATGGGAAGCTGCGATGTCCGCGGCGCATCACCAGCTCGGCAATCTGATCACGCTGGTCGACGTCAACCAGCAGCAGGCGGACGGCCCGTCGCAGCGCATTCTCGGTTTCGAGCCGCTGGCGGACAAATGGCGTGCCTTCGGCTGGCATGTACAACGCGTCGACGGTAACGATCTCGCCGCCGTGATTGCCGCATTCGATCAGGCGCGCGACGTCAGCGAGCCGGTGCCGCGCGTGATCCTGTTCGATACGCTGATGGGCAAGGGCGTGCCGTTTCTCGAACAGCGCGAGAAAAACCACTTCATTCGCGTCGACCCGGAGGAATGGCAGCAAGCCATCGCCGTGCTCGATGCAGCGCAACCCGCGGGAGACCGAGCATGA
- a CDS encoding MFS transporter, with amino-acid sequence MSTSSATLPAKDNPIKVSFASMIGSAVESYDFFIYGTAAAGWFGKIFFHTNEPIVGIMAAFATLAVGFLMRPFGGYLAGHYGDRLGRKTVLFWSLLAMGAATVLIGALPTYDQVGVLAPVLLILLRMVQGIGFGAEWGGAVLMACEHAPAKRRGFFGAVPQVGIPLGLLLANGAFLLSSTMFEGNWVWRAPFLVSFVMVAIGLFIRLSVKESPAFEAIKASDTIIKQPALQVIRSDWRMILKIIGLRLAETGGYYITTSFMLSYVILAHVSAKENVLWGTMIGSALGLGSHLFYGMLSDRLGRRPLFLFGALFTIVFGMPMFMLINTGAAIMVITAVTLSLLFSHDPIFAVESSWFSEQFPANVRSSGISLGYNGASVVAGLLPFVATGLYGVVGWMGPAVMFSLLGIISSLCALSMRETAPAVLERRSDMPISQHKVGTR; translated from the coding sequence ATGAGTACCTCATCCGCGACACTTCCTGCCAAGGACAATCCGATCAAGGTGTCCTTTGCCTCGATGATCGGCTCGGCGGTGGAGAGCTATGACTTCTTCATCTACGGCACCGCCGCCGCCGGCTGGTTCGGCAAGATATTCTTTCATACGAACGAGCCGATCGTCGGCATTATGGCGGCGTTCGCCACGCTGGCGGTCGGCTTTTTGATGCGGCCGTTCGGCGGGTATCTGGCGGGGCACTATGGCGATCGTCTGGGACGCAAGACGGTGCTGTTCTGGTCGCTACTCGCCATGGGCGCCGCGACCGTGCTGATCGGCGCGCTGCCTACCTACGACCAGGTCGGTGTGCTGGCGCCCGTGCTGCTGATTCTGCTGCGCATGGTGCAGGGCATCGGTTTCGGCGCGGAATGGGGCGGTGCGGTCCTGATGGCGTGCGAGCATGCGCCGGCCAAACGTCGCGGATTTTTCGGCGCGGTGCCGCAGGTGGGAATTCCGTTGGGCCTGCTGTTGGCCAACGGCGCGTTTCTTCTTTCGTCGACGATGTTCGAAGGCAACTGGGTCTGGCGCGCGCCGTTTCTGGTGTCGTTCGTGATGGTGGCGATTGGCCTCTTTATCCGTTTGAGCGTGAAGGAGTCGCCCGCATTCGAGGCGATCAAGGCCAGCGACACGATCATCAAGCAGCCCGCGTTGCAGGTGATTCGCAGTGACTGGCGCATGATCCTGAAGATCATCGGCTTGCGTCTCGCGGAAACGGGCGGCTATTACATCACGACCAGTTTCATGCTGTCGTACGTGATCCTCGCGCATGTGTCCGCCAAAGAAAATGTGCTGTGGGGGACGATGATCGGCTCGGCGCTCGGTCTCGGCAGCCATCTGTTTTACGGCATGCTGAGCGATCGGTTAGGGCGGCGTCCGCTGTTCCTGTTCGGTGCGTTGTTCACCATCGTGTTCGGCATGCCGATGTTCATGCTGATCAACACCGGTGCGGCCATCATGGTTATTACGGCGGTCACGCTGTCGCTGCTGTTCAGCCACGATCCGATCTTCGCGGTCGAATCGAGCTGGTTCTCCGAGCAGTTTCCGGCGAATGTGCGGTCGTCGGGGATTTCGCTGGGTTACAACGGGGCGTCGGTCGTGGCGGGTTTGCTGCCGTTTGTCGCCACCGGACTATATGGCGTGGTGGGCTGGATGGGGCCGGCTGTCATGTTCTCGCTGCTCGGCATTATCTCCAGCCTGTGCGCGCTGTCCATGCGGGAAACGGCGCCGGCCGTGCTCGAAAGACGCTCCGATATGCCGATAAGCCAGCATAAGGTGGGCACGCGGTGA
- a CDS encoding AraC family transcriptional regulator yields MNPVTKALWFIEIELGDELTLERISSTCGMSRFGLSRLFSMSTGWPVMRYVRSRRLTRAARSLTQGAPDILSVAIDAGYGSHEAFTRAFHDLFGVTPEQVRARRDLDGLSLVEPLRMKEMKLTDIAEPRFEMSERLLIAGIGGRFTFETNEGIPALWQTFNPYVGNLPDQVSCVTYGVCCNADGEGGFDYIAGVQVRSPDRLPASFRCVEIEPQRYAVFEHKGHIATLHETVHSIWNKWLPESGMEAAEAPEFERYSEDFDPCAGTGVLEIWLPVKDGVRRSD; encoded by the coding sequence ATGAATCCGGTTACAAAGGCGCTGTGGTTTATTGAAATCGAACTCGGCGACGAACTCACGCTCGAGCGAATTTCATCGACTTGCGGCATGTCGCGCTTCGGTCTTTCACGCCTCTTCTCGATGAGTACGGGGTGGCCTGTCATGCGCTACGTCCGTTCACGACGGCTGACGCGCGCCGCGCGCTCGTTGACGCAGGGCGCACCGGACATTCTCAGCGTGGCGATCGACGCCGGATATGGTTCTCACGAGGCATTCACGCGCGCCTTTCACGATCTGTTCGGCGTCACGCCCGAACAGGTGCGGGCACGGCGCGATCTCGATGGTCTTTCCCTGGTGGAGCCGCTACGTATGAAAGAAATGAAACTCACCGATATTGCCGAGCCGCGCTTCGAAATGAGCGAAAGGCTGTTGATCGCCGGTATAGGCGGCCGCTTCACGTTCGAAACCAACGAAGGCATTCCGGCGCTTTGGCAGACTTTCAACCCGTACGTCGGCAACTTGCCCGACCAGGTGAGTTGCGTGACGTATGGCGTGTGCTGCAACGCGGATGGGGAGGGCGGATTCGACTACATCGCGGGCGTGCAGGTGAGAAGCCCGGACCGCTTGCCCGCCTCTTTCCGCTGCGTGGAAATCGAACCGCAGCGCTATGCGGTCTTTGAACATAAAGGGCACATCGCCACGCTGCACGAGACGGTCCACAGTATCTGGAATAAATGGCTGCCGGAGTCGGGCATGGAGGCGGCGGAAGCGCCCGAGTTCGAGCGCTATAGCGAGGACTTCGATCCCTGTGCCGGGACGGGCGTGCTGGAGATCTGGTTGCCGGTCAAAGACGGCGTGCGGCGGTCTGACTGA
- a CDS encoding NAD(P)-dependent oxidoreductase has product MSFSRRARCPRCTTATASRRRRWWAASNNGWREETTMNVTFVGVGAIGLPMALRIQQAGHAVTGVDVFGRARENAQMSGIEAVASFGAAPAAEVVVVMVATPEHLSTLVDEAVGAVKGQTWVIMSTVGPASVREQGARLREAGARVVDAPVTGGVARAKTGMLVIFAAGEQQDVDSVLPVLDAMGSVHVTGQQLGDGQSIKVVNQHLCSVHIVAAAEALNLAGALGLDPAAVLKLIEKGAAGSWMLSDRGPRMVAGTDVEVTSAINIFVKDSGLVNAAAAQCGADVPLLKIAHERYQQAADAGLGLHDDSRVIETWR; this is encoded by the coding sequence ATCAGTTTCTCGCGGCGGGCGCGTTGCCCACGCTGCACGACCGCTACGGCATCTCGACGTCGTCGCTGGTGGGCAGCATCAAACAATGGTTGGCGTGAGGAGACCACGATGAACGTGACCTTTGTGGGAGTCGGCGCGATCGGCTTGCCGATGGCGCTACGCATCCAGCAGGCGGGGCATGCGGTGACCGGCGTGGATGTGTTCGGCCGCGCGCGTGAAAACGCGCAGATGAGCGGGATCGAGGCGGTCGCGAGTTTCGGCGCGGCGCCGGCGGCGGAGGTCGTCGTCGTGATGGTCGCCACGCCGGAGCATCTGTCGACGCTGGTCGATGAGGCCGTCGGCGCGGTAAAGGGGCAGACGTGGGTGATCATGTCCACGGTCGGTCCGGCGAGCGTCCGCGAGCAGGGCGCGCGATTGCGCGAGGCCGGCGCGCGCGTGGTCGATGCGCCGGTTACAGGCGGCGTCGCGCGCGCAAAAACCGGCATGCTCGTGATCTTCGCGGCCGGCGAGCAGCAGGATGTGGACAGCGTGTTGCCGGTGCTGGACGCCATGGGCAGCGTGCATGTCACGGGCCAGCAACTCGGCGACGGGCAAAGCATCAAGGTGGTGAATCAGCATCTGTGTTCGGTGCATATCGTGGCCGCCGCCGAAGCGCTGAATCTCGCCGGCGCGCTCGGACTCGATCCGGCCGCCGTGCTGAAGCTGATCGAAAAAGGCGCGGCGGGCTCGTGGATGCTGTCGGATCGCGGCCCGCGCATGGTGGCCGGCACCGACGTCGAAGTCACCAGCGCGATCAATATTTTCGTTAAAGACAGTGGTCTGGTGAATGCGGCCGCCGCGCAATGCGGCGCCGATGTGCCGCTGCTGAAAATCGCGCACGAGCGCTATCAGCAGGCCGCCGATGCGGGATTGGGATTGCACGACGACAGCCGGGTCATCGAAACCTGGCGTTGA
- a CDS encoding cupin domain-containing protein — MNRPPAVPTQQVSNERVIVTEWRFAPGAETGWHVHGHDYVVVPQTDGLLLLETTQGNRETQLRAGQSYAGLKGVEHNVVNATDQEVVFIEVEIR; from the coding sequence ATGAATCGTCCGCCCGCAGTTCCTACGCAGCAGGTATCGAATGAACGCGTGATCGTCACCGAATGGCGTTTCGCGCCAGGCGCCGAGACCGGTTGGCACGTACACGGGCATGATTATGTCGTCGTGCCGCAAACCGACGGACTGCTTCTACTCGAGACGACACAAGGTAATCGTGAAACCCAGCTACGTGCCGGACAGAGTTATGCCGGACTGAAAGGCGTCGAGCACAACGTCGTCAACGCGACCGATCAAGAGGTTGTGTTCATCGAGGTGGAGATTCGCTAG
- a CDS encoding GNAT family N-acetyltransferase produces MPPSAQSIRIESTRLLIKPFSPADADVAFSCITLSLTRYMAWEPAASRDEFDRIWQGWIPSIENGSDYVFAIRHRTDGSFLGLVGLHYVNTEKQELGIWIREDRHGESFGREAVTLVARWATQTLGAESFIYPVAEENLPSRRIAESLGGVIVEHCERPKYKAVIYRIPAVYCQ; encoded by the coding sequence ATGCCACCCAGCGCGCAATCCATCAGAATCGAATCAACGCGGCTTCTTATTAAACCATTCTCACCCGCCGACGCAGACGTCGCGTTCTCATGCATCACGCTATCGCTGACGCGTTACATGGCGTGGGAGCCGGCGGCTTCGCGGGATGAATTCGACCGTATCTGGCAGGGCTGGATACCGTCCATCGAGAACGGATCGGACTATGTGTTCGCTATCCGTCACCGCACCGACGGAAGCTTTCTCGGCCTGGTCGGGCTTCACTATGTGAACACCGAGAAGCAGGAACTCGGTATCTGGATTCGAGAAGATCGTCATGGCGAAAGTTTTGGTCGCGAAGCCGTCACGCTGGTCGCGCGGTGGGCAACGCAAACCCTTGGCGCCGAGAGCTTTATTTACCCGGTTGCCGAAGAGAACCTGCCCAGCCGGCGCATTGCGGAATCGCTAGGCGGCGTGATCGTGGAGCACTGCGAGAGGCCGAAATACAAGGCGGTCATTTACCGAATCCCCGCCGTCTATTGTCAGTGA
- a CDS encoding transketolase family protein, with amino-acid sequence MSTVINKPRLTTSAMIASIATEGQRTMAAPFGHALVAEAAKRPNIVGMTADLSKYTDLHIFANEYPQRHFQMGMAEQLLMGAAGGMAKEGFIPFATTYAVFATRRAYDFIHQVIAEENLNVKICAALPGLTTGYGPSHQATEDIALMRGIPGLTIVDPCDALDTEQAVAAIAAHDGPVYMRLLRGKVPLVLDEYDYQFELGKAKLLRDGRDVLIISSGIMTMRALEAAQVLGDGAADVAVLHVPTIKPLDEETIVEACRRSGRLVIVAENHSCVGGLGEAVATALMRARVQPEFRQIALPDQFLAAGALPTLHDRYGISTSSLVGSIKQWLA; translated from the coding sequence ATGAGCACCGTCATCAACAAACCTCGCCTGACCACGTCGGCGATGATCGCGTCGATCGCGACGGAAGGCCAGCGCACCATGGCCGCGCCGTTCGGGCACGCGCTCGTGGCGGAAGCGGCGAAGCGGCCGAATATCGTCGGCATGACGGCGGATCTGTCGAAGTACACCGATCTGCACATCTTCGCCAACGAATACCCGCAGCGCCATTTCCAGATGGGCATGGCCGAACAGTTGCTGATGGGCGCCGCCGGCGGCATGGCGAAGGAGGGCTTCATTCCGTTCGCGACCACTTACGCGGTGTTCGCCACGCGCCGCGCGTACGACTTCATCCACCAGGTGATCGCCGAAGAAAACCTCAACGTGAAGATCTGCGCCGCGCTGCCGGGCCTGACTACAGGCTACGGTCCGAGCCACCAGGCCACCGAAGACATCGCGCTGATGCGCGGCATTCCGGGGCTGACGATCGTCGATCCGTGCGATGCGCTCGATACCGAACAGGCGGTCGCCGCGATCGCCGCGCATGATGGCCCGGTGTATATGCGTCTGCTGCGCGGCAAGGTGCCGCTGGTGCTCGACGAATACGACTACCAGTTCGAACTCGGCAAAGCGAAGTTGCTGCGCGACGGCCGCGACGTGCTGATCATCTCGTCGGGGATCATGACGATGCGCGCGCTCGAAGCCGCGCAAGTGCTTGGTGACGGCGCCGCCGATGTCGCGGTGCTGCACGTGCCCACCATCAAACCGCTCGACGAGGAGACCATCGTCGAAGCGTGCCGGCGCTCGGGGCGTCTCGTGATCGTCGCGGAGAATCACAGTTGTGTCGGCGGACTCGGGGAAGCCGTCGCCACGGCGCTGATGCGCGCGCGCGTGCAGCCGGAATTCCGGCAGATCGCGCTGCCGGATCAGTTTCTCGCGGCGGGCGCGTTGCCCACGCTGCACGACCGCTACGGCATCTCGACGTCGTCGCTGGTGGGCAGCATCAAACAATGGTTGGCGTGA